A single genomic interval of Alligator mississippiensis isolate rAllMis1 chromosome 15, rAllMis1, whole genome shotgun sequence harbors:
- the LOC102571196 gene encoding cytochrome P450 2G1, with product MELGDAAALLLAACAACLMVFWEWKRRQRTSKLPPGPTFLELLGYLLQAWNKGVLQILWKVREKYGPVFMANFGMRQVVFFCDSDSVREALVDQGEEFSGRARMDSVDRFFHGHGVVMANGERWKQLRRFSASTLRNFGMGKKSIEERIQEESQYLVEEMGKNKGSPFDPSLAITHSIANIICSIVFGNRFDYKDQNFLNLMGSINNLFLDMSKISTLFYEMFPRIMPYIPGPHNQAHKHYKALHDFILERMRINQQSLDPSCPRDFIDSFLVRMEEEKQNPQSEFSTRNLVDTAIQLFFGGTETTSSTLRFGLLLLMKYPEVQDKVHEEIDHVIGRTHSPAMNDRGRMPYTNAVIHEIQRLANILPIGVPHKVTCDTHFRGYLLPKDTDVYMILGILLQDPKYFKDPKSFHPEHFLDEEGHFKRNDSFLPFGTGKRVCLGKSLALMELFLMLTTILQRFTLKSPKEPQEIDLTPKVNELGIVPPNYELYALPREEGLHDSA from the exons ATGGAGCTTGGAGACGCAGCGGCTCTCCTCCTGGCAGCCTGCGCTGCCTGCCTCATGGTCTTCTGGGAGTGGAAACGGCGGCAACGAACGAGCAAACTCCCCCCAGGGCCAACATTTCTTGAACTCCTTGGCTACCTGCTGCAGGCCTGGAACAAGGGGGTGCTTCAAATACTGTGGAAG GTGAGAGAGAAGTACGGCCCCGTGTTCATGGCGAATTTCGGCATGCGGCAGGTCGTGTTTTTCTGCGACTCCGACTCCGTGAGGGAAGCCCTGGTGGACCAAGGAGAAGAGTTCAGTGGGAGAGCGAGAATGGATTCAGTGGACAGGTTCTTCCATGGTCATG GTGTCGTCATGGCTAACGGGGAACGGTGGAAGCAGCTCCGGCGATTCTCCGCTTCAACCCTGAGGAATTttgggatggggaaaaaaagcattgagGAGCGGATCCAGGAAGAATCTCAGTACCTGGTAGAGGAGATGGGGAAAAACAAAG GTTCTCCCTTCGACCCCAGCCTCGCCATCACACACTCGATTGCCAACATCATCTGCTCCATTGTCTTTGGGAACCGCTTCGACTACAAGGACCAGAACTTCCTGAACTTGATGGGCAGCATCAACAACTTATTCTTGGATATGAGCAAGATCTCAACTCTG TTCTACGAGATGTTTCCGAGGATCATGCCATACATACCCGGCCCGCACAATCAGGCTCATAAACACTACAAGGCCCTACACGATTTCATCCTGGAAAGGATGAGGATAAACCAGCAGAGCCTGGACCCCAGCTGCCCTCGGGACTTCATTGACTCCTTCCTCGTCAGGATGGAAGAG GAAAAGCAAAACCCACAGAGTGAATTCAGCACCAGGAACCTGGTGGACACAGCAATCCAGTTATTCTTTGGAGGGACAGAGACGACGAGCTCCACCCTAAGATTCGGACTCCTGCTCTTGATGAAATACCCAGAGGTCCAAG ACAAGGTGCATGAGGAAATCGACCATGTCATAGGGCGGACCCACAGCCCAGCCATGAACGACCGAGGCCGGATGCCATACACCAACGCCGTGATCCACGAGATCCAGAGACTGGCTAATATCCTCCCCATCGGGGTCCCGCACAAAGTGACCTGTGACACCCACTTCCGGGGGTACCTTCTCCCCAAG GATACAGATGTCTACATGATCTTGGGCATACTTCTCCAGGACCCCAAATACTTCAAGGATCCAAAAAGCTTTCACCCGGAGCATTTCCTGGACGAGGAAGGCCACTTCAAAAGGAATGATAGCTTTCTGCCGTTCGGCACAG gaaagagggtgtgtctGGGCAAAAGCCTGGCCCTCATGGAGCTCTTCCTGATGCTGACCACCATCCTGCAGCGCTTCACCCTGAAATCACCAAAAGAGCCACAGGAAATCGATCTCACCCCAAAAGTGAACGAACTTGGGATTGTTCCTCCAAACTACGAGCTCTATGCCCTCCCGCGGGAGGAAGGGCTGCACGACAGTGCCTAG
- the LOC132245630 gene encoding cytochrome P450 2G1-like, which produces MELGDAAALLLAACAACLMVFWEWKRRQRTSKLPPGPTFLELLGYLLQAWNKGVLQILWKVREKYGPVFMANFGMRQVVFFCDSDSVREALVDQGEEFSGRARMDSVDRFFHGHGVVMANGERWKQLRRFSASTLRNFGMGKKSIEERIQEESQYLVEEMGKTKGSPFDPSLAITHSIANIICSIVFGNRFDYKDQNFLNLMGSINNLFLDMSKISTLFYEMFPRIMPYIPGPHNQAHKHYKALHDFIVERVRINQQSLDPSCPRDFIDSFLVRMEEEKQNPQSEFSTRNLVDTAIQLFFGGTETTSSTLRFGLLLLMKYPEVQDKVHEEIDRVIGRTHSPAMNDRGRMPYTNAVIHEIQRLANILPIGVPHKVTCDTRFRGYLLPKDTDVCTALGILLQDPKYFKDPESFHPEHFLDEEGHFKRNDSFLPFGTGKRVCLGKSLALMELFLMLTTILQRFTLKSPKEPQEIDLTPKVSGIGIVPPNYELYARPREEGLHDSA; this is translated from the exons ATGGAGCTTGGAGACGCAGCGGCTCTCCTCCTGGCAGCCTGCGCTGCCTGCCTCATGGTCTTCTGGGAGTGGAAACGGCGGCAACGAACGAGCAAACTCCCCCCAGGGCCAACATTTCTTGAACTCCTTGGCTACCTGCTGCAGGCCTGGAACAAGGGGGTGCTTCAAATACTGTGGAAG GTGAGAGAGAAGTACGGCCCCGTGTTCATGGCGAATTTCGGCATGCGGCAGGTCGTGTTTTTCTGCGACTCCGACTCCGTGAGGGAAGCCCTGGTGGACCAAGGAGAAGAGTTCAGTGGGAGAGCGAGAATGGATTCAGTGGACAGGTTCTTCCATGGTCATG GTGTCGTCATGGCTAACGGGGAACGGTGGAAGCAGCTCCGGCGATTCTCCGCTTCAACCCTGAGGAATTttgggatggggaaaaaaagcattgagGAGCGGATCCAGGAAGAATCTCAGTACCTGGTAGAGGAGATGGGGAAAACCAAAG GTTCTCCCTTCGACCCCAGCCTCGCCATCACACACTCGATTGCCAACATCATCTGCTCCATTGTCTTTGGGAACCGCTTCGACTACAAGGACCAGAACTTCCTGAACTTGATGGGCAGCATCAACAACTTATTCTTGGATATGAGCAAGATCTCAACTCTG TTCTACGAGATGTTTCCAAGGATCATGCCATACATACCTGGCCCACACAATCAGGCTCATAAACACTACAAGGCCCTACACGATTTCATTGTGGAAAGGGTGAGGATAAACCAGCAGAGCCTGGACCCCAGCTGCCCTCGGGACTTCATTGACTCCTTCCTCGTCAGGATGGAAGAG GAAAAGCAAAACCCACAGAGTGAATTCAGCACCAGGAACCTGGTGGACACAGCAATCCAGTTATTCTTTGGAGGGACAGAGACGACGAGCTCCACCCTAAGATTCGGACTCCTGCTCTTGATGAAATACCCAGAGGTCCAAG ACAAGGTGCATGAGGAAATCGACCGCGTCATAGGGCGGACCCACAGCCCAGCCATGAACGACCGAGGCCGGATGCCGTACACCAACGCCGTGATCCACGAGATCCAGAGACTGGCTAACATCCTCCCCATTGGGGTCCCCCACAAAGTGACCTGCGACACCCGCTTCCGGGGGTACCTTCTCCCCAAG GATACAGATGTCTGCACTGCCTTGGGCATACTTCTCCAGGACCCCAAATACTTCAAGGATCCAGAAAGCTTTCACCCGGAGCATTTCCTGGACGAGGAAGGCCACTTCAAAAGGAATGATAGCTTTCTGCCATTCGGCACAG gaaagagggtgtgtctGGGCAAGAGCCTGGCCCTCATGGAGCTCTTCCTGATGCTGACCACCATCCTGCAGCGCTTCACCCTGAAATCACCAAAAGAGCCACAGGAAATCGATCTCACCCCAAAAGTGAGCGGAATTGGGATTGTTCCTCCAAACTACGAGCTCTATGCCCGCCCGCGGGAGGAAGGGCTGCACGACAGCGCTTAG